One segment of Panicum virgatum strain AP13 chromosome 1K, P.virgatum_v5, whole genome shotgun sequence DNA contains the following:
- the LOC120653045 gene encoding receptor-like protein 2, with protein sequence MHPLWSSCNRRSKITHIHLLGIALLLLLFLASPTTSCKEEEKASLLGFLDGLSQNSGLPTSWQNDTNCCLWDGIICNMDGAVMDISLASIGLEGHISPSLGNLTSLLRLNLSGNSLSGGLPQELLSRNIIVLDVSFNKLNGEFHELQSTPDSEMKVINISSNLFTGHFPSTTLGSMKNLAALNMSNNSFTGEIPSTLCVDKPFFAVLDLGYNQFHGRIPTELGNCSHLRVLKAGQNQLIGTLPAELFNVTSLEHLSFPNNHLQGTLDHVGKLSNLVILDLGWNGLNGKIPDSIGQLKRLQELHLDNNNISGVLPSALSNCSNLTTIILNDNNFLGELKRVNFSTLSNLKFLDLRSNKFTGSIPKSLYSCSNLVALRLSVNNLQGQFSSSISNLRSIRFLSLSYNNFTNITDALQILSKLRTLTLLLIGGNFKNETMPEYDTFHSFENLQGLALNECSLYGHLPNWLAKLKKLRGLVLDNNKLSGPIPTWINSLNLLFYLDISNNNLTGEIPTELMEMPTLKSAHSDPIIFKFPIYMTGGFQYRATSGFHKMLNLGNNKFSGVIPPQIGQLQALLTLNLSFNNFHGDIPPSIGNLRNLQVLDLSYNDLTGPIPSSLERLHFLSRFNISNNDLEGPVPTGGQFSTFPDSSFFGNPKLCSPTLMHHCNSAKATPVSIISTGEYIDKVIIAVTFGMFFGVGALYDQMILSRYIYFG encoded by the coding sequence ATGCATCCACTTTGGTCTTCATGCAACAGAAGATCCAAAATAACACACATACATTTACTTGGTATCGCTCTTTTGTTGTTGCTCTTCTTGGCATCTCCTACCACCTCCTGCAAAGAAGAGGAGAAGGCCTCCCTCCTTGGGTTTCTCGATGGTCTCTCTCAAAACTCTGGCCTCCCCACTTCATGGCAGAATGACACAAACTGCTGTTTGTGGGATGGCATCATATGCAATATGGACGGAGCTGTCATGGACATTTCGTTGGCTTCTATAGGCCTTGAGGGGCACATATCACCCTCACTTGGCAATCTTACCAGCCTGTTGAGGCTCAATCTCTCTGGCAACTCACTCTCTGGTGGACTCCCACAGGAACTACTATCAAGAAACATAATTGTCCTTGATGTCAGCTTCAACAAGCTCAATGGAGAATTCCATGAGCTGCAATCCACCCCTGACAGCGAGATGAAGGTAATCAATATCTCAAGTAACTTGTTCACAGGACATTttccatccaccacattggGTAGCATGAAGAACCTAGCTGCTCTGAACATGAGCAATAATAGCTTTACAGGGGAAATTCCAAGCACGCTTTGTGTTGACAAGCCATTCTTTGCGGTCCTCGACCTCGGTTACAACCAGTTCCATGGTAGGATACCCACAGAGCTTGGGAATTGCTCCCATTTGAGAGTGCTTAAAGCTGGCCAGAACCAACTCATTGGGACCCTCCCAGCTGAGCTCTTCAATGTTACCTCACTTGAGCACCTCTCGTTCCCTAACAATCATTTGCAAGGAACACTTGATCATGTAGGCAAACTCAGCAATTTGGTCATCCTTGATCTTGGGTGGAATGGGCTAAATGGCAAGATCCCAGATTCTATTGGGCAGCTCAAGAGGCTGCAGGAGCTTCACTTAGACAACAACAACATTTCTGGAGTGCTGCCATCAGCTCTTAGCAATTGCTCAAATCTCACAACTATCATCCTCAATGACAACAACTTCCTAGGAGAGCTCAAACGTGTCAACTTCTCCACCCTATctaatttaaaatttttagaTCTCAGGTCAAACAAATTCACTGGCTCAATTCCAAAGAGCCTCTACTCTTGCAGCAACCTTGTTGCGTTGCGCCTATCTGTCAACAATCTCCAGGGTCAATTTTCATCATCGATAAGCAATCTCAGGTCCATCAGATTCCTAAGTCTTTCTTACAACAATTTTACAAATATCACAGATGCACTTCAGATCCTCAGTAAGTTAAGGACACTCACTCTCTTGCTAATTGGGGGCAACTTCAAGAATGAGACCATGCCAGAATATGATACATTTCATAGCTTTGAGAATCTGCAGGGTCTTGCCCTAAACGAATGTTCACTGTATGGACATTTACCTAACTGGCTGGCTAAGCTCAAAAAGTTGCGAGGGTTAGTATTAGACAACAATAAACTCAGTGGACCAATACCAACCTGGATTAACAGCTTAAACCTCCTTTTCTATCTTGACATATCAAATAACAATCTTACGGGGGAAATACCAACAGAACTGATGGAGATGCCAACACTTAAGTCAGCTCACTCAGACCCAATAATATTTAAGTTTCCGATTTACATGACTGGCGGTTTTCAATACCGTGCAACTAGTGGTTTTCATAAGATGTTGAATCTAGGCAACAACAAATTCAGTGGAGTGATCCCCCCACAGATTGGTCAGCTACAAGCACTCCTTACACTCAACTTGAGCTTCAACAACTTTCACGGGGATATCCCACCATCAATTGGCAACCTCAGGAATCTGCAGGTGCTAGACTTATCCTACAATGATTTGACTGGTCCAATCCCTTCCTCACTGGAGAGGCTTCACTTCCTTTCCAGATTCAACATTTCCAACAATGATCTAGAGGGGCCCGTTCCAACTGGAGGCCAATTCAGCACATTTCCAGATTCTAGCTTTTTTGGAAATCCAAAGCTGTGCAGCCCTACGCTGATGCACCATTGTAATTCAGCAAAGGCAACTCCAGTCTCCATTATCTCCACAGGAGAGTACATTGACAAGGTCATCATTGCAGTGACCTTTGGTATGTTCTTCGGTGTCGGAGCGCTATACGATCAGATGATCCTATCTAGATATATTTATTTTGGCTGA